The genomic interval CTCTGAACTCCCAAGGAAAGGGGTGGTTTCGTTATATGCTAGTTCGAACCAGTACCTTTTTAGGATAGCTGTATGGGATTCATTCCCCGATCGTACTCAGAATGTCCAGGATGGGGAAAAGAGAGtggaaaatcttcctaaaaatcCTGCAGTTGTAATAGTTGCAGAACTAAAGGATCTCAGTCAAACatctgaaactgagacagggtaTGGGGATATGAATGCCTGTGTAGAATCAATTAAATAAACCGCGCAGTGTCTCAACCATAGCAATATTTTGAAACTCCACTGTCAGCGTTATGGGGAACTCTGGGCAAGGGACCAGCTGGAAACAGATTATTTCTGTGAAGCTGCAGCGGCGTGAAAAGGGCAGAGTGAGGAAGACTTTCAGCCTTCGCCAGGAAGACGTCGAGCCTTCATCCAGCAACCACCAGGAGGAGCCCCCTGCTGTGGACAGTGCATGCACCAAGGGGAGGGGCAGTATGCAAATGAATTCTCAGGAAAATTGTGAATATGTAGATGGCTTCCAGGACATCTGATGAATATGTATGAGCTTGGCTTCCAAATATGAAACAATTTTGATTGCTGGTGTGCCAGTTAGGAGGAGCGATCCCCCTTGCACCCTGCATGGAAATTTCAGCAcctctgaaataaacatacctaCTCTACATCTCTCGGGCTATtgagtttgattccgcaagtcaagCAGAGAGCTTATTGTATGCTGAGGTACAAAACACCCCTGTTTCTTCAGACCTCTTGTCTCTTTTCCAGAGCCTCACTGTCAGTGAGATTAGTTTCTGTCACTGTCATTCGGTGAGGCCAAGCTGACCTCTCTGTCCCCCACAACAATGAGTCCCCAAAACGATGGACATTTTTCCCTCTCCAGGTCTCAGTTCTTTTACACATGCAAATCTCTTGGTGGTTCATTTGTGGTCTTTCAGATGAAGGCCgtcatcttctttttctttgacttgAGTCAAGCTGGTAAACACTTGGCTGGCTCTGATTGGTGGTCTTAAGGGCTACAACAATTAACCAAATAAAGTGTGGGAAAAATCAACAGTAAAATGTGAGTAAAATCAATGTAAATTTGTAAAACGAGGTGTAAAGTAGGAGGAAAAACCAAGAAAATTGTGAGTAAATCCTTGAGTAAAGCGTGAGTTGGCCTAGAGAAAAGGATGAGTAAACCTGGAATGATGGGAGGGTAAACCCACAGTAaacccaggatcccatccattAGGCATCTACAGCCTCTAAGGGTAACTTTATCCAGTGCCTCTGTGTAAAAAATAAGttcttaacatctaacctaTGACTCCCCTTTTtgatttaaagccatttccattGTCCTGTTATTATCTGACCATCCCATCCTAACTCTAGAGTTAGGCATCGCATCCTCAGTTGGAAACCCTGGGGCTGAACTGGGATCAGTTCCTCAAAGAACCACGGGAGCAGGGAGTTCACTTAGCTCAATTCAGATGTGTACAATGAGGTGTCTGTGAGTGAGTCCCTCATCTGAATCCTTGGTCTTTATTCAACAGGGACCACAACACATTGCTTGTACACAGACTCTCAGTGATGCTCAAGGTGCCTGGGGTGATCCTAGTTGTGTGCTAGTGCTTGTAAACTGTGACAGAAAATCTCTGAGATAGACACCTCTTTCCTGAGCAACAGCTGAGAGCCAGAAGGAAGGTATTCGTGGCCATCCTAAATGCTACCACAGCCCCATGCTTAGGGCATCCAGTGTGTCTTTTGCACCTATCCCAGAGGAGCATGTAGTGATGTTCTACTCACCAAATGAATGAGCTCtcaacagaagaggcagatcttcctccctgctccatctgtgtcatactctggagttcaaggcatcGCAAAGTTATGGCACATCTACGTTCTTGCAGTGAGGACACTTTAgtatgctctgggctctcatttcaaatGCATCAAAGTAAGTCTTGGGTCATGccagttgacaggaagctggcaaatgttgtccCATTATAAcgaagagcaagaaagatgacacGGGCGATTATGGACCTGTCACcctcactccagtgcctggtaaaatttTGGATGAAATGatggtgggagttatggaaaaacagctgaaggacaattgTGTCATTGGTTGCAGTCAACACAAGTACACTGGgtccttctcacatcccacatcctgcaaggaaacacagggcacacatgggacatgaacttCACAGCATCATTGCACCCCATGaagagcctgggatcttctgtcctcatgtctttattttgaaatcatacagacctccatcccactgccccaggaagggccctgagcaaacatgagggacaggatctccctgccaagggtctgggaatcagggcttggcctgtctgcttcGTAAGACAAAGGAGATGTTTCTTAGCATGAAAGCCACCATGTCAGTGTCTTTGCCTGCCTGTactcatggcttccaattatcttctctaacaagtcccttgggaagctggcttggtaatgttcctcagtgggcccattaatactgcaagtaacttcactgttacttctgactttgtcttgttgagcactttgtgcagtcttctgtctgcactggaggttgatggactcagcagcAAATGCCGCCTGGGGCCCCTTACGACTTAAAGagcctcctgtgccttgtgccttcctgttattttcttcaggttttcagaacatgctcagcaaaatggagaggtaACTGGAGAGAACTTAAAGAGGAAGTAtccaaaatacatttattgtttatttatcaTGGTGTTTAAAGAAGGAATTAACGCAGCACTGTGCAAATGATATCAATCCAGGGTGTCCCCAATGTGTTCGATTCCGTTACTATGTGGACAATGGTCCTCCTCAACTTCCCAACTCTACATGTTACATGGGTAACTCTGTATGCTCCGTGGAGATGGGTGACAGAGGCACTTTGAGATGCCCTAAATGATTGTCTCTGTTGTCATTAGGATGGCCAACAATAGGCCTTTCCCCTCACAGATCCTTAGCTCATTTAGGAGGTGTCAATCTCAGGAAACTGAGATGGTTAATTCAGCAGAACTTAAAGCACAGTcgtgatgctgttgtctttcaggaacTGTCGGCTATGAAGATGCAGAGACGTGTCAGGGGACATGAGTGGGTAGGataaaaatgacattatttGCTGCCGAGCTGGGCctggctcctgggacacagggagctcataaaagtgggcagtgctgtagagagacagagctgtgcccaggagcagctgttgtgcacagcacagaatgcaggagacagacagagaagagagaaagtggAGAGAGCTTACAGGATGTGTGAGGTGTGAGCGGGCTGTGAGCtgactgcaggagcattgctcaaaGACCACGACACGGTAAGTCTCTTGCAGTAGGCAATGCACCTGCTTTTAATAGAGGATTATCTAAACTGGGACAtgccatagcagatctggctgcaggcactgcatgtatctttactgtggaaaaagccttctgcaccagctgagggcttccgtgctgcagcatcagagcacagccctgagggctgcgtgtcccagcacagctgcaggctgtccagccggggctgcaggtgggtgcccagggctgtcctgcagagcagggtccctgctgtgccccaggggctgtgtgccggctatgggactctgccgcctgccaggctcagcactcagcctgcccggggagctgcccagggtgctgcggggagacgtgtggggggaaggagccccccggcagggcttgtgctgccacagctgctgcctggggcaggggatcacagctccactccACTACTGAATGTTTCTGGGGGTACTTTGCAATTGTATAAacaaggcagggatttttttttttatttttattttttcctgttctgagggaaggaaaaaaggattgGAGGCAAAAATCTATAAGCGGCTGTCACtgctctgagaatttttcttccatccGTTGGATGTTTTGTTATCCGTCACACGtgatttgctttctgtctctCCTTTCTCGCAGGTTGGAACAAGTTGTAATTATTATCATACTCTGaagacatgaataattcacaTAACCTGCCAACAGGCTGCTTTTTCAAATAGAGATTGAAGGATTGGGTGCTATAAGAGCAGATGGGGTAAAGACATCAGACATGAAACATATGAAACTACCCAGAGAGATGGCATAAGATCAGAAACTCAAAGGAAGTTTACAGCTTCACACGATTCTTCTGCTTAAGCAAGGCTGGAtttcatgaaattaaatgcaagtaCATGTGCAAAATGAACATTATAGTAAGAGAATCAACATATTTCATAGCACAGCAGAAGGActgtctctgagaatggtctggacttgtcattatcttctgcactctgagcaggactccaagcccaggaacagcagatgcccaacagcagctccatcagcgagttcctcctgctgccgttggcagacacgcggcagctgcagctcctgcacttctggctcttgctgggcatctacctggctgccctcctgggcaacggcctcatcagcacagccgtagcctgcgaccgccgcctgcacacccccatgtacttcttcctgctcaacctggccctcctcgacctgggctgcatctccaccactctccccaaagccatggccaacaccctgtgggacaccagggccatctcctacgcaggatgtgctgcacagctctttttctttctcttcttctcttcagcagagtattcccttctcaccatcatgtcctatgaccgctacgttgccatctgcaagcccctgcactacgggaccttgatggacagcacagcttgtgccaccatggcagcagctgcctggggcgctgggcttctcaattccctgctgcacactgccagtacgttttcactgcctctctgccaaggcaatgttgtcaaccagtttttctgtgaaatcccccagatcctcaagctctcctgctcagttttctacctcagggaagttgtgtttatgatttttagtgccagtttagGCTTtggatgctttgttttcatagttgtgtcctatgtgcagatctttcttgctgtgctgaggatgccctctgagcaaggacggcacaaagccttctccacgtgcctccctcacctggccgtggtctccctgtttgtcAGCACTGTCCTTTATGCcaacctgaagcccccctctgTCTCCTTgccatccatggacctgatgcTGGCAGTTTTGTACTCGGTGGTGACTCCAGCAGTGAATCCTCTCATCTACAGcgtgaggaacagggaggtcaaggatgcagtgaagAAAGTAATTGCCAAATTTGTTTCAAATGCAGTGATCTGACCCTCTTTTGGAATTCATGACatgtaatgcagctttttactgaaTCAAGCTCTCTTTGATTGTTTGCTTTATGCCATTTTGTACGTGtaatttattcttattcttcttattcttttaaatacCATAACATTTTTCACTAAAACCTCCTTATTGAAACCAGTTCTTATTCTGCTTGTACCTTTCTAGTGTAACCCAGACACACTGTATAtaatgaaccaggctctctgtgaaACTTAGcagaataaaggacatgcaTTCACTCTGTCAGTCCTTtttcttgtgagacatttctggagctgtatggttcagatgttctcagaaacttacagtccagcaggaagcacacagctgttcatcaaactgtgtagtgacttcagcctgcagcagctgtcaggccatccctgggctcctggctggggtctgtgctttcaggctcacatctgccagtgcctctgagaggccagcagcagctcctggtttGCACGTTGATTGTCAGGTCCCCTCTTCCTCATTCCGTGTGAGACCCTGCACAGGACAAGTTCTTGGATATGAGTTATCATATCAGAAGTTTCCAAGCATCCGTCAAGGCTTCTTCCACTTTGTACTCAAAGGTGGTCACTGCCTCCAGGATGGTCTGTGGAATAGAAATTGTGCACAAAGCTCTGATAGGTCCTACAGGAGCCATTCTGGAGCCTAGTCTGGTAGATAGAAAGCTGCCCCTAATGAGCTGACTGACACGAGGAGTTCAGGAGAATCCTGGAGAACGGAGATGGGAGACTGAGGGTAAGGAATAGGAGCCTACATGCCCTGCTCATAAGCCTCTGCACCAGAGAAGGTGACCCAcagttaccactgctgaaacacacctcccactgcctccctctgctcacatccactgtttggtctccagaaacattcagaaagtcTTGGGCAATGTCAACGAGTGCAACTTTTTTCCACTTGTAGTTATTGAATGGCACACCTTTTTTTtatgtgcacttccatgtcagatgccattctgtcaagGTACCTCTCTGCTGCCAACTGTCACCcgtgtcacgggttacctagatttacctgtatctgtgacagggcagccgccgATTAGGggcctcctctccctcccctcccggggccctggaaaggaagggaaaataaaacagtggcagcaatctaaggaggaaaacttattttactaaatatgatatcggaatacaatgattgaggctaataaattgaacaaaacagagagagtccccaaaaaccaagaggcctactgtgaactctaggcgacatggctggaacgcttcccGCTCCctgagagtctgagagagagagagctccagcctgggagcgagattatagatgtcctcctcccgtgacttatctctggacACGGCATCCTCTGGGATttgtagttcttctctgagagctgagtactcgggatgctgccattctacggaactggagtatgaatgatccatactgcacatgatgttatgatgtggaatattgacagcagcaccacaaaactatgacagccccataagtgagtcctccagccccacaagtaAGTCCTCCTGCCCCACAAGTGAATTTTCCAGCCCCACAAatgagtcctccagccccatatgTGAGTcttccagccccataagtgggTCCTCTCGCCCCAcaagtgagtcctccagccccatttGTAGATCCGCCAGCCCCATATttgagtcctccagccccacaagtaGGTAATCCAGCCCCACAAGTAGGTTTTCCAGCCCCATAAGAaggtcctccagccccataagtgagtcctccagccccacatgtaagtcccccagccccacatgtgcgtcctccagccccacatgTAAGTCCTCCTGCCCCTCAAGTGAATTTTCCAGCCCCACAAATGAgacctccagccccataagtgagtcTTCCAGCCCAATAAGTGAGTCCTCTCGCCTCAcaagtgagtcctccagccccactggTAGGTCCGCCAGCCCCAcaagtgagtcctccagccccacaagtgagtcctccagccccataagtgagtcctccagccccataattgagtcctccagccccataagtgagtcCTCTCGCCCCAcaagtgagtcctccagccccataagtgagtcctccagccccacgaGCGAGTCCTCCAGGCCCCATTAGTAGGTCCTTCAGCCCCATCAGTGAGTCCTCCCGCCCCACAAGTGAGTGTTACAGCCCCATAAGTAGGTCCTCCAGCCCCATTAGTAGGTCCTCCATCTTCACAAGTGAGTCCTTCAGACCCATATGTAGGTCGTCCAGCCCCAAtagtgagtcctccagccccacaagtgtctcccccagccccacaagtGAGTCCCCCAGCTCCATAAGTAGGTTTTCCAGCCCCATAActgagtcctccagccccataagtaGGTTTTCCAGCCCATCAAGTGTGTTTTCCAGGCCCATAACTAAGTCTCCAAGCTGCATAAGTAGGTCCTCCAGCCCCCTGTttgagtcctccagccccacaagtaagtcctccagccccataagtgagtTCTCCAGCCCCACAAGTGAATTCTCCAGCCCCACAAGTAGGTAATCCAGCCCCACAAGTAGGTAATCCAGCCCCATAAGAaggtcctccagccccataagtgagtcctccagccccataagtgagtcCTCCAGCCTCACATGTAAGTCCTCAAGCCCCACATGTAAGTCCTCCTGCCCCACAAGTGAATTTTCCAGCCCCACAAatgagtcctccagccccataagtgagtcATCTCGCCCCACAAatgagtcctccagccccattgGTAGGTCCACCAGCCCCATAAttgagtcctccagccccataagtgagtcCTCCAGGCCCACAAATgtgtcctccagccccacaagtgTCTCCCCCAGCTCCATAAGAaggtcctccagccccataagaaggtcctccagccccacaagtgagtcctccagccccataagtaCGTTCTGCAGCTATACAAGTGAGTCCTCCGTCCCCACAAGTGAGTCAACCAGCCCCATAAGTAGTTTCTCCAGCCTTATAAGTGAGTCCTTCAGCCCTATAAGTTGgtcatccagccccataagaaggtcctccagccccataggTAGGTATTCCAGCCCCACACGTGTGTCCTCAAGGCCCATAACTAAGTCTCCCAGCTGCATAAGTAGGTCTTCCAGCCCCCTGATTGAGTCCTCTCACCCCAcaagtgagtcctccagccccatttGTAGGTCCGCCAGCCCCATATttgagtcctccagccccacaagtgagtcctccagccccacaagtaGGTAATCCAGCCCCATAACTAGGTAACCCAGACCCATAAGAaggtcctccagccccataagaAGGTCCTAAAGCCATACATGtaagtcctccagccccacatgtgagtcctccagccccacatgTAAGTCCTCCTGCCCCACAAGTGAATTTTCCAGCCCCACAAatgagtcctccagccccatatgTGAGTcttccagccccataagtgagtcCTACAGCCCCAcaagtgagtcctccagccccattgGTAGGTCCACCAGCCCCATAATagagtcctccagccccacaagtaAGTCCTCCACCCCCATAATTGAGTCCTCCATCTTCAcaagtgagtcctccagccccacaagtgAGTTCTCCATCCCCACAAGTGAGTTCTCCATCCCCAcaagtgagtcctccagccTCACATGTAAGTCCTCCTGACCCACAAGTGAATTTTCCAGCCCCACAAatgagtcctccagccccatatgTGAGTCTTCCAGCCCCATAAGcgagtcctccagccccacaagtgagtcctccagccacACAAGTgtctcccccagccccattggGGGTCTCTTGGGGGTCTATTTGGGTTCtctagggctctatggggtctctatggggcgatatgggggttctatggggctgtATAGGGTGTAAGATGGAGACCCAGGACATCCAGGCCTTACGCTTCCATAAGAATATGGGGCGGATGAGCGACCCACTGCAGAAGTAAGGCTCcatatggggtgatatgggtCTCTAGGGGGTCCTAtttgggctctatggggctctatgggggaTCTaaggggctctatggggctctatgggggtcatatggggctctatgtgggGGTCTATGGGaggatatgggggtctatggggctctatggggtgggattgagggggttatggggctctatgggggaCTATGTGGCTCTATTGAGGTCatatggggcaatatgggggctctatggggctctatggggtctatggggggctatggtGTGaactatggggctctatgaggctctatggggtctctatggggcctctatggggcctttatggggctctatggggctctatggggtcctgtTGGGGTCCTATGGGTGGGCTATGGGTGGGCTATgggtgggctatggggggtgttatggggtcctattgggtgCTGTGGTGGCctattggggtcctatggggctctatgagggtctatggggtttctatgggggtctattggggtcctatggggctctgtgggagtttatgggatgctatgggggtcaatggggctctatggggtcctattggggaCCTATTGGGCGTCTATGGGGGTTcatgggggctctatggggctctatagggggtctatggggctctatggggccctattgAGTCATATTTGggttctgtggggctctatgggggtctgtgTGGCTCTGTGGTTTGTCTATAGGGCactatgggggtctatggggctctgttgGGGTCatatagggggctatggggctctatggggctcagtggggctctatggggttctatggggctctatagggctctatggggtttctatgcggctctatagggctctatgggggtctatggggctctatggggccctatggggttctatagggctctatttggccctatggggttctatagggctctatagggctctatggggtcctatagtgATAAAATGTTTGCTCATTAAGACCGGGGTGTGGTAACAGTGTGATAAAATGCTTGTTCATTAAAACTGGGATGTGGTAATAGGACATGGAAACCACGAGGGTTGGGGGTTGCAGGACATAAAAACCACGAGGATTGCAGAACACGCTAATTTTATGGGTAGATTGTGTAATCTGCATAGTTACAGGAGAAGCGCGCCTCGATGGATACAAGTTCCATGGAAGGACCAACCAAGTAACGACACACCAGTCGTACGATCACGACCAACCAATTGGAAGACAACACGCTCAGAATGGACATTACAAAGGAAGTTGCAAGAAGTAGGAAGGCGCGGCAGTTTGAGGAACAACGATTCCCCTGTCGCCCAGCGCTGaattgcctttttgttttacccgttataattaataaaaagttaTAATTGGAATATCATAGACTCATTGATTTATTACTAAAAATTGATAACAGTAATGACACTCTTTACTTTGTCTCCTCAGGGAGCCTGGCTATGAAGGAGATAAGGGAGAAAacttccatagaatcatagaatcacaaggttagaaaggacctacaagatcatccagtctacTTTCCCACAGTCCCAAAGCCTCTCTGTCACTTgttctttccctggagctccaGAGCTACATACAATAGCTCCTGAGGATATTGACTATCTGTGGTATGCTCAAACCAGCATGCCTCCATTGCAATGTGTCAATGATATGTTTCAGGTTATGTCTCAGATTAAACAGTTGCAAGAATGTCACTGAGAGATCTGCCCCAAGGTGAGAGGGCTCTGCATGGCAAGGTGTGTGGGACAGTCTGGGCAGCTCCCTGGAGTGGTGGGCACCTGCAgggctttggaacttcatctGCGAGCAGCTGCAGGATCCTGAGAAACCGGCAGAATATTGGGGGAATGTCTGCTGTGGGCCTGGTAATCCCCAAAAGgcacaaatgactgcagtgtgccagggcctggcccacaactactgagctgtgttcaacactcttcagcatcctcaaggggaagagagctggatctgctgacagtgctgcagcctctgcaactcctggcacagacactgcagcagctccaaggttTTGCCACATGTCCTGCAGTTGCTCAAAGCTCTGGACAGATCCCACTGTCACTCCACCCCTCATAAGGAGCTCTGCAGTGACTCCTGCTACGggtcctgtagctgttccaagtattgcaataagagaatgaaagaaattcCTGCCAAGGGAGGTTCGCTGTGCCAGCAGGTACAACCCTGTGGTcgctccaacccctccaatgagcccagtggcaGCTCCAACTGCAGTCACAGTTCCTGTGGTGATTTCAGCTCTAGCAGTGAGCTCTCCAGACCCAGCAACAGCCTGACAGACATTTCAGatcctacagtgaaccctgcGGCTGTTAAGACCCCTGCAAAAGGTCCCGGACTTGCAAACAGGTATGCATACGCATTAGTACCtatgcatatctgtttgcaACTGCACATGTtgtatatatgtgaaaatatactaaatacattatatatgtataaatccATTTCTCATAATTATAatgattgtttttttattctgctttttattttattatccttttctttttctctttgtctcaACCCAAAAAttttaaaccacagcactgtcctgagtcccttacagatctccttgggacaCTTGAAATTGTCCctgtcactcagtgaagagcaccagaagatctcgaggtcttctcagggagcagctcctgaggtttATTTCTTACACcagctctggaagaggcctTCAGTTCTCTGgccctgctctgaaggggccctcttgttatggcagtgc from Excalfactoria chinensis isolate bCotChi1 unplaced genomic scaffold, bCotChi1.hap2 Scaffold_68, whole genome shotgun sequence carries:
- the LOC140265130 gene encoding olfactory receptor 14J1-like; amino-acid sequence: MPNSSSISEFLLLPLADTRQLQLLHFWLLLGIYLAALLGNGLISTAVACDRRLHTPMYFFLLNLALLDLGCISTTLPKAMANTLWDTRAISYAGCAAQLFFFLFFSSAEYSLLTIMSYDRYVAICKPLHYGTLMDSTACATMAAAAWGAGLLNSLLHTASTFSLPLCQGNVVNQFFCEIPQILKLSCSVFYLREVVFMIFSASLGFGCFVFIVVSYVQIFLAVLRMPSEQGRHKAFSTCLPHLAVVSLFVSTVLYANLKPPSVSLPSMDLMLAVLYSVVTPAVNPLIYSVRNREVKDAVKKVIAKFVSNAVI